Proteins from a genomic interval of Phocoena phocoena chromosome 20, mPhoPho1.1, whole genome shotgun sequence:
- the KCTD15 gene encoding BTB/POZ domain-containing protein KCTD15: MPHRKERPSGSSLHAHGSTGPAEGGSMSRLSLTRSPVSPLAAQGIPLPAQLTKSNAPVHIDVGGHMYTSSLATLTKYPDSRISRLFNGTEPIVLDSLKQHYFIDRDGEIFRYVLSFLRTSKLLLPDDFKDFSLLYEEARYYQLQPMVRELERWQQEQAQRRRSRACDCLVVRVTPDLGERIALSGEKALIEEVFPETGDVMCNSVNAGWNQDPTHVIRFPLNGYCRLNSVQVLERLFQRGFSMAASCGGGVDSSQFSEYVLCREERRPQPTPTAVRIKQEPLD, from the exons gagGGAGGAAGCATGTCTCGGTTGTCTCTCACCCGGTCGCCTGTGTCTCCCCTGGCCGCCCAGGGGATCCCACTGCCAGCCCAGCTCACTAAGTCCAACGCGCCTGTGCACATCGACGTGGGCGGCCACATGTACACCAGCAGCCTGGCCACGCTCACCAAGTACCCTGACTCCAG AATAAGCCGCCTCTTCAATGGCACCGAGCCCATCGTCCTGGACAGTTTGAAGCAACATTATTTCATCGACCGGGATGGGGAGATTTTCCGCTATGTCCTGAGCTTCCTGCGGACGTCGAAACTGCTGCTCCCAGATGACTTCAAG GACTTCAGCCTGCTGTACGAGGAGGCGCGCTACTACCAGCTGCAGCCCATGGTGCGCGAGCTGGAGCGCTGGCAGCAGGAGCAGGCGCAGCGGCGCCGCAGCCGGGCCTGCGACTGCCTGGTGGTGCGGGTCACGCCGGACCTGGGTGAGCGGATCGCGCTCAGCGGCGAGAAGGCGCTCATCGAGGAGGTCTTCCCCGAGACCGGGGACGTCATGTGCAACTCGGTCAACGCCGGCTGGAACCAGGACCCCACGCACGTCATCCGCTTCCCGCTCAACGGCTACTGCCGGCTCAACTCGGTGCAG GTCCTGGAGAGGCTGTTCCAGAGGGGTTTCAGCATGGCTGCGTCCTGCGGGGGTGGCGTGGACTCGTCCCAGTTCAGTGAATATGTGCTTTGCCGGGAGGAGCGGCGACCGCAGCCCACGCCCACTGCTGTCCGAATAAAGCAGGAGCCCCTGGACTAG